One window from the genome of Cryptomeria japonica chromosome 6, Sugi_1.0, whole genome shotgun sequence encodes:
- the LOC131033343 gene encoding transcription factor GTE8-like, translating into MQRHFKRTRDGKQIEGVFKGSHNFDRFGPAIKYKCMNLIQSIIRDPQSWPFREALDLNEWYAPRYKHVITQPMDLCTIRSRLQNNLYLHPMEFGHDIDLTFDNAMRYNPPSSVYHEMAKKLLQNFYSQWKPIGIEIAKRVNQTSLSGLKGFSNVKPKALKFVCEKPNSNMNEKAEDMHKLHVSEQSEEKRLVKENEDFVCEKPNSNMNDKAEDKHKMHDSEQSQEQELVKENEDCENFYNTNFWPCYDSIMDLGSVKSELQDHRHSLHREFADDVEMTIENASENDPSDEYHTMDEDDYSNEYHTMDENDPSDDYHTMDENELECFQIQWKNFLTELEKGIKEESKQNNRHVVRMRIPCHHSSNGKLSGKGKIAEQVKHPKWENCEHSSSSSVEVFPAVNVAGPFTNHWDSSETDFQGSKDHYEGEEDEDESNELSSLSFFDGDENYTKEGNDDYDEDYDSDEMNYHEKKKIKGKEIFFYNL; encoded by the exons ATGCAGAGGCATTTCAAGCGCACCAGGGATGGTAAACAGATTGAAGGAGTTTTTAAGGGAAGCCATAACTTTGACAGATTTGGGCCTGCAATAAAATACAAGTGCATGAATCTAATCCAAAGTATAATCAGAGATCCTCAAAGCTGGCCTTTCAGAGAAGCTTTGGATCTTAATGAATGGTATGCCCCAAGGTATAAACATGTCATCACTCAGCCTATGGATCTCTGCACCATAAGATCAAGGCTGCAGAATAATCTCTACTTACATCCCATGGAATTTGGTCATGATATAGACTTAACTTTTGATAATGCAATGAGATACAATCCTCCAAGTAGTGTTTATCATGAGATGGCAAAGAAACTGCTTCAGAATTTCTATTCTCAGTGGAAACCCATTGGAATAGAGATTGCTAAAAGAGTGAATCAGACCTCACTTTCTGGGCTTAAGGGTTTCAGCAATGTGAAGCCAAAAGCCTTGAAATTTGTGTGTGAAAAACCCAATTCAAATATGAATGAGAAAGCAGAGGATATGCATAAATTGCATGTTTCAGAGCAATCAGAAGAGAAAAGACTGGTTAAGGAGAATGAGGACtttgtatgtgaaaaacccaatTCAAATATGAATGATAAAGCAGAGGATAAGCATAAAATGCATGATTCAGAGCAATCACAAGAACAAGAACTGGTTAAGGAGAATGAGGACTGTGAAAACTTTTATAATACCAACTTTTGGCCATGTTATGATAGTATCATGGATCTGGGCTCTGTGAAGTCAGAGCTACAAGATCATAGACATTCATTGCACAGAGAGTTTGCAGATGATGTGGAAATGACAATTGAGAATGCATCAGAGAATGACCCTTCTGATGAGTATCATACCATGGATGAGGATGACTACTCTAATGAGTACCATACCATGGATGAGAATGACCCTTCTGATGATTATCATACCATGGATGAGAATGAGCTTGAATGTTTTCAAATCCAATGGAAGAACTTTCTTACAGAATTAGAAAAAGGCATTAAGGAAGAGTCTAAGCAAAATAACAGGCATGTTGTTAGGATGAGAATTCCCTGTCACCATAGTTCTAATGGAAAGTTGTCTGGTAAAGGGAAAATTGCAGAGCAAGTGAAACATCCAAAGTGGGAGAACTGTGAGCATTCTTCTTCATCCTCAGTAGAGGTTTTTCCTGCTGTAAATGTGGCTGGTCCCTTCACTAACCATTGGGATAGTTCAGAGACGGATTTTCAAG GAAGCAAAGATCATTATGAAGGTGAAGAGGACGAGGATGAGTCAAATGAgttatcatcattatcattttttgaTGGAGATGAAAACTACACTAAAGAGGGCAATGATGACTACGATGAGGATTATGATTCCGATGAAATGAATTATCacgagaaaaagaaaataaaaggaaaggAAATATTCTTCTATAACTTATGA